A section of the Virgibacillus sp. NKC19-3 genome encodes:
- a CDS encoding cbb3-type cytochrome c oxidase subunit I: MAAKETFKEKTNKALGVNPDDARLTLTYFSLAFIVLFIGGTLGLLQGLNRAGLLELPAWFNYYQVLTAHGILLILIFTALFMVGYFYAAMSHTLGGLISKVRKMGWIALGLMLIGTVLVVTTVVMDKATVLYTFYPPMQASPWFYIGLVFIVFGVWTATLGVFTNAASWKKRNKGKHLPLLSFFAVGAFLLLLFGSIGVTIEVLTLIPWAFGWTETVNVMLSRTLFWSFGHTLVNVWYFTTISAWYVIVPRLIGGRLFSDTLARVVVILLVILNVPGGFHHQIVDPGFTEGLKFMHVFMSLSIAFPSLMTAFAMFAVFERTGRKKGAKGLLGWVKKLPWGDVRFLAPMIAMIAFIPAGAGGIAQTNNQLNQVVHNSLWITGHFHLTVGTTVVLTFFGIMYWLIPHLTKRELTPKINKLGIIQTITWTVGMLFMAGAMHWVGLLGSPRRTSYTTYGDNATALDWDPYLFFLAIGGTLLFIGVILMVYIVFHLMFKAPKGNTVFPIAQPEDDASTPPKWTERWGLWVVLAIAVISMGYLVPIVDLVVNAPPGSPPFQTW; encoded by the coding sequence ATGGCAGCAAAAGAAACATTTAAAGAAAAAACAAATAAAGCATTGGGTGTGAATCCGGATGACGCACGCCTTACATTAACTTATTTTTCACTAGCATTTATTGTATTGTTTATCGGAGGAACGTTAGGACTTTTGCAAGGACTTAATCGTGCAGGATTGTTGGAATTGCCTGCTTGGTTTAATTATTATCAGGTATTGACAGCACATGGGATCCTCTTAATCCTTATATTCACTGCATTATTTATGGTTGGCTATTTCTATGCAGCTATGTCCCATACGCTTGGTGGTCTTATTTCTAAGGTTCGCAAAATGGGATGGATCGCGCTAGGGTTGATGTTAATAGGAACTGTATTGGTTGTTACAACTGTTGTCATGGATAAAGCGACAGTACTGTACACTTTTTATCCACCAATGCAAGCATCCCCCTGGTTTTATATCGGTTTAGTATTTATCGTATTCGGTGTTTGGACAGCTACACTTGGTGTATTCACAAATGCAGCGAGCTGGAAGAAGCGAAATAAGGGTAAGCATTTGCCTTTACTGTCTTTCTTTGCAGTAGGCGCATTCCTTCTCCTGCTCTTTGGATCTATTGGCGTTACGATTGAAGTTTTAACACTTATCCCATGGGCTTTTGGCTGGACAGAGACGGTTAATGTGATGCTTAGCCGGACTTTGTTCTGGAGTTTTGGACACACTTTGGTAAACGTTTGGTATTTCACCACAATTTCAGCATGGTATGTTATTGTACCAAGGCTCATCGGCGGAAGATTATTTAGTGATACATTGGCTCGGGTTGTTGTCATTTTATTGGTTATTTTAAACGTACCTGGTGGATTTCATCATCAGATCGTTGACCCTGGATTTACAGAAGGATTGAAATTCATGCATGTGTTTATGAGTCTATCCATTGCGTTTCCATCTTTAATGACAGCATTTGCGATGTTCGCTGTATTTGAACGTACCGGCAGGAAAAAAGGTGCAAAAGGTTTGCTGGGCTGGGTTAAGAAGTTACCATGGGGTGATGTTCGTTTCCTTGCACCAATGATTGCAATGATTGCTTTTATTCCAGCTGGAGCAGGTGGAATTGCCCAGACGAATAATCAATTAAATCAAGTTGTTCATAATTCCCTTTGGATAACCGGTCACTTTCATTTAACAGTTGGTACAACAGTAGTATTGACTTTCTTTGGAATTATGTATTGGTTAATACCACATTTAACGAAACGTGAACTTACACCTAAAATAAATAAACTGGGTATTATTCAAACGATTACGTGGACGGTGGGTATGCTATTTATGGCTGGAGCAATGCACTGGGTAGGGCTCTTAGGTTCTCCGCGCAGAACGTCTTACACCACTTACGGGGATAATGCAACAGCACTTGATTGGGACCCATACCTGTTCTTCCTGGCGATTGGTGGGACGCTTTTGTTTATAGGCGTTATTCTCATGGTCTATATTGTTTTCCATCTCATGTTTAAAGCTCCCAAGGGAAATACAGTGTTTCCTATTGCCCAACCGGAAGATGATGCATCCACACCGCCAAAATGGACGGAACGCTGGGGACTTTGGGTTGTGTTAGCAATAGCAGTTATCTCGATGGGTTATCTCGTACCAATTGTTGATCTGGTCGTTAATGCACCTCCAGGGTCACCACCATTTCAAACATGGTAA
- the yppF gene encoding YppF family protein — protein sequence MWDELKNTYENEREQSPESTNDLLDFYQGKYVTGQISIHYYRKAYYYLHEEGAISVHEYA from the coding sequence ATGTGGGATGAACTAAAGAATACGTATGAAAACGAACGAGAACAATCCCCTGAATCGACGAACGATTTATTGGATTTTTACCAAGGAAAATATGTCACTGGACAAATTAGTATTCATTATTATCGAAAAGCCTATTATTATTTACATGAAGAAGGTGCCATATCCGTACATGAATATGCTTAA
- a CDS encoding alpha-amylase family glycosyl hydrolase, with amino-acid sequence MKKIAFMLVTICLILLHTIPIAAQEESAVQEEIIYNILVDRYNNGNADNDDQVQIDDPKAYHGGDLEGVISKLDQLQEIGITTISLSPIMENAPDGYHGYWIEDFYNVEEQFGTMEDLHTLIEEAHERNIKVVMEFVTNYVVSSHSLLNDSETEDWAEESNDLNVDWADNVAVLNQNNPEVEDFLLDAASFWMDETDIDGFKLHAVDQASESFLQHFTAQLKEKDEDFYLLGDILHTDERVSDLKENTDIDLIENQDLYETMTDVFSEEGKPVLDVVETWEESGGDSDILYVDNMYTERFTQKFTENGRNALTTWTLALTYMYTTPGVPSLFQGSEIPVYGVDAEASQRLVNFNSGNDEIKEFLSQLSSLRTEFPVLSHGDFEHVGSSGGMTVFKRTYGDESIYIAINNDTELQSVTVSDIESGMQLRGHLGDNIVRENKDGEYKIGLEREVAEVFVVEPDTGFNWAFIGVFGGIFLLFVGGIIYLTRKQKKRSA; translated from the coding sequence ATGAAAAAAATAGCATTTATGCTTGTTACTATATGTCTAATTCTTTTGCATACAATTCCAATTGCTGCACAGGAAGAGAGTGCGGTGCAGGAAGAGATTATATACAATATATTAGTGGATCGTTATAACAATGGAAATGCGGATAACGACGATCAAGTTCAGATTGATGATCCCAAGGCATATCATGGAGGAGATTTAGAAGGTGTGATAAGCAAACTGGATCAATTGCAGGAAATTGGCATTACAACGATTTCTCTTTCCCCCATAATGGAAAATGCACCCGATGGTTACCATGGCTACTGGATTGAGGATTTTTATAATGTGGAGGAACAGTTTGGTACAATGGAGGACCTTCATACATTAATAGAAGAAGCACATGAACGAAATATAAAGGTGGTTATGGAATTTGTTACCAACTATGTTGTATCGAGCCACTCTCTGCTGAATGACTCTGAAACAGAAGATTGGGCAGAGGAAAGTAATGATTTAAACGTTGATTGGGCGGACAATGTTGCTGTATTAAATCAGAACAATCCGGAAGTGGAAGATTTTTTACTTGATGCTGCATCATTCTGGATGGATGAAACAGACATCGATGGATTTAAGCTTCATGCTGTTGATCAGGCATCGGAAAGCTTTCTTCAACATTTCACAGCACAACTAAAAGAAAAGGATGAGGATTTCTATTTACTCGGGGATATTTTACATACGGATGAGCGCGTCTCCGATTTAAAAGAAAACACGGACATTGATTTAATAGAGAATCAAGATCTTTATGAGACAATGACCGACGTTTTTTCAGAGGAAGGAAAACCGGTCTTAGATGTAGTTGAAACATGGGAAGAAAGTGGGGGAGATTCAGATATATTGTATGTGGACAACATGTATACAGAACGTTTTACTCAAAAATTCACAGAAAATGGCCGTAATGCTTTAACGACATGGACATTGGCCTTAACATATATGTATACAACACCTGGAGTTCCCAGCTTGTTTCAAGGGTCTGAGATACCGGTATACGGGGTGGACGCTGAGGCATCCCAAAGGCTTGTTAATTTTAACAGTGGTAATGATGAAATAAAAGAGTTCCTCTCCCAACTCTCTTCACTTCGAACGGAATTTCCGGTTCTATCCCATGGTGATTTCGAGCATGTTGGTTCCAGTGGTGGAATGACTGTCTTTAAGCGAACATATGGAGATGAATCCATATATATAGCTATTAACAATGATACGGAGCTCCAATCTGTTACTGTTAGTGATATTGAATCAGGGATGCAGCTTCGCGGACATCTTGGTGATAATATTGTACGGGAAAATAAGGACGGGGAATATAAGATAGGATTGGAAAGAGAGGTTGCTGAAGTTTTCGTGGTTGAACCTGATACAGGATTTAACTGGGCTTTTATTGGTGTCTTTGGAGGTATATTTCTTTTATTTGTTGGGGGAATTATTTATTTAACCCGCAAACAGAAAAAGAGAAGCGCGTAA
- a CDS encoding DegV family protein, which yields MNTKIMADSACDLSKDHYNEYDIEMVPLTVHLNEKEYKDVKDINPTTIYNAMREGKTPKTSQVPPQTFKSIFTSYAKKNQPLVYIAFSSGLSGTYQTAKMMEMEVKDEYPEAVLHVIDTKCASIGYGLIVLHAAMLAKEGATAEEINEAASYQAAHMEHIFTVDDLEYLLRGGRVSKTAAFVGSLLKIKPILHVEDGKLVPLEKIRGSKKLFPRMLEIMEERGTDLENQTIGISHGDDIERAEALAAMIKERFKPKDVIIEMVGSVIGAHAGPGTIALFFMNNMNK from the coding sequence ATGAACACTAAAATTATGGCAGATTCTGCGTGTGATTTGTCAAAAGACCATTATAACGAATATGATATTGAAATGGTACCATTAACGGTTCATCTCAATGAAAAAGAATATAAAGATGTCAAAGACATTAATCCAACAACAATTTATAATGCAATGAGAGAAGGTAAGACTCCAAAAACATCACAAGTCCCACCACAAACCTTCAAATCCATTTTTACATCCTACGCTAAGAAAAATCAACCTTTAGTGTATATCGCTTTCTCATCCGGACTATCCGGCACCTATCAAACAGCAAAAATGATGGAAATGGAAGTAAAGGATGAATATCCTGAGGCAGTGTTGCATGTAATCGATACAAAATGTGCATCCATCGGCTATGGCCTAATTGTCTTGCACGCTGCTATGCTTGCAAAAGAAGGTGCCACTGCTGAGGAAATCAATGAAGCTGCTTCTTATCAAGCAGCACATATGGAGCACATCTTTACCGTTGATGATTTGGAGTATCTTCTCCGTGGTGGTCGTGTCAGCAAAACGGCAGCTTTTGTCGGCTCATTACTTAAAATCAAACCGATTCTCCACGTGGAGGACGGAAAATTAGTCCCCCTTGAAAAAATAAGAGGATCCAAAAAGCTGTTTCCGCGTATGCTGGAAATCATGGAAGAACGCGGTACTGACCTTGAAAATCAAACAATTGGAATTAGTCATGGTGATGATATCGAAAGGGCAGAAGCATTAGCTGCCATGATTAAAGAAAGATTTAAACCTAAAGATGTCATTATCGAAATGGTAGGTTCCGTCATTGGTGCCCATGCCGGCCCTGGAACAATCGCACTCTTTTTCATGAATAATATGAATAAATAA
- a CDS encoding YisL family protein, whose product MNTHLHVTSWVLAFILFAVAYILHKQGKAKGAKIVQMILRLDYLLILYSGGALLVNYFNSPMMGEAIFKGIAGIWAVLAMEMILVKMSRREPTKSWWIQAIIAVLITIILGFGRLPGGFLP is encoded by the coding sequence ATGAATACACATTTACATGTCACGTCCTGGGTTCTTGCATTTATTTTGTTTGCAGTAGCGTACATATTACATAAACAAGGTAAGGCGAAAGGTGCGAAAATTGTACAGATGATATTACGATTGGATTATCTGTTGATTTTATATTCAGGTGGGGCGTTACTGGTAAATTATTTTAACAGTCCTATGATGGGTGAAGCTATTTTTAAAGGAATTGCCGGTATTTGGGCAGTGCTTGCTATGGAAATGATTTTAGTGAAAATGTCAAGACGTGAGCCAACGAAAAGTTGGTGGATTCAAGCTATTATTGCAGTACTTATCACAATTATTTTAGGATTTGGACGACTGCCAGGTGGCTTTTTACCATAA
- a CDS encoding ornithine--oxo-acid transaminase, whose amino-acid sequence MMHSSQDFIDQAQEYGAKNYHPLPVVISKAEGIWVEDPEGNRYMDMLSSYSALNQGHRHPKIIDALKKQADAVTLTSRAFHNNQLGLWYEKICKLTNKEMVLPMNTGAEAVETAVKAARRWAYDVKGVEDNKAEIIVCEGNFHGRTMTAVSLSSEAEYQRGFGPLLPGVKIIPYGDSEALKAAIHKNTAGFLFEPIQGEAGINIPPDGFLKEARAICTENDVLYIADEIQAGLGRSGKIFACDWEDVTADILILGKALGGGVLPISCIAANKDILGVFNPGSHGSTFGGNPLACAVSLAALEVIEEEELDERSLELGNYMIEELKKIDNSTIKEVRGKGLFIGVELTESARPYCESLKEKGLLCKETHENVIRFAPPLIIEKEDLDWALDQIKEVLQ is encoded by the coding sequence ATGATGCATTCCAGCCAGGATTTTATTGACCAAGCACAGGAATATGGTGCAAAAAATTATCATCCGCTTCCTGTCGTAATATCAAAGGCTGAAGGTATCTGGGTGGAAGACCCGGAAGGCAATCGCTATATGGATATGTTAAGTTCATATTCCGCACTAAACCAAGGTCACCGCCACCCAAAAATCATTGATGCATTAAAAAAACAGGCAGATGCAGTAACGCTGACCTCACGCGCTTTTCATAATAACCAATTGGGACTGTGGTATGAAAAAATTTGTAAGCTGACAAACAAGGAAATGGTACTACCAATGAATACTGGCGCCGAAGCAGTTGAAACTGCTGTTAAAGCAGCTCGCCGTTGGGCGTATGATGTCAAGGGAGTTGAAGATAATAAAGCTGAAATTATTGTATGTGAAGGCAATTTTCATGGACGGACAATGACAGCAGTATCTTTATCTTCAGAAGCAGAATATCAACGCGGGTTCGGACCATTGCTACCCGGGGTTAAAATTATTCCTTATGGTGATAGTGAAGCATTAAAAGCAGCTATTCATAAAAACACTGCGGGTTTCCTATTCGAACCGATCCAAGGAGAAGCTGGCATTAACATACCACCTGATGGTTTTCTGAAAGAGGCACGTGCTATTTGTACCGAAAATGATGTATTATACATCGCGGATGAAATTCAGGCAGGACTTGGACGCAGTGGGAAAATATTTGCCTGCGATTGGGAGGATGTAACAGCAGACATTCTCATATTGGGCAAAGCATTAGGCGGCGGTGTCCTCCCCATTTCATGCATTGCCGCAAACAAAGATATTCTTGGTGTATTCAACCCTGGTTCCCATGGTTCTACATTTGGCGGAAATCCGCTTGCATGCGCCGTTTCCCTTGCAGCACTCGAAGTGATTGAAGAAGAAGAACTGGATGAGCGTTCTCTTGAGCTCGGAAATTATATGATAGAAGAATTAAAGAAAATAGATAATTCGACCATAAAAGAAGTTCGCGGAAAAGGCCTATTTATCGGTGTCGAATTAACAGAAAGTGCACGTCCCTATTGTGAGTCATTAAAAGAAAAAGGACTATTATGTAAAGAGACACACGAAAACGTCATTCGTTTCGCACCCCCTCTCATTATTGAAAAAGAGGATTTGGACTGGGCTCTGGATCAAATTAAAGAAGTATTACAATAA
- the addA gene encoding helicase-exonuclease AddAB subunit AddA — translation MAAWTKEQEEAIYTDGSDVLVAAAAGSGKTAVLVERIIQKLLKKDNPTDIDSLLVVTFTNAAAQEMQSRVGLALEAALAKDPTSNHLKKQLSLLQKASISTLHSFCLDVVKQHAYLLDIDPAFRIANDMETDLIKQEVIDDLFEEWYGEEEEGLENFFPVVDRFSSDRSDVEVEDLILKLYHFAIQNPWPDHWLDHLADVYEIPQDFRESELHWLTIMKREISSQFTAIEEEMNQALALTKESDGPYPYADAIESDLSSLQEALASLESWDDLQTFMAHHSFAKLSSKRTDCDEAKKDSVQTLRKSYKKRWNDMRDKWFSRNLVSHIEDMRELAPIIRKLTDLVKQFKARFTEQKREKAIVDFSDLEHFCLELLVDNSSTFDKPVPSRVAHTLKEQFSELLVDEYQDTNLVQETILTLISDQMGPGNRFMVGDVKQSIYRFRHAEPSLFIQKYKQFARQDHVAKRIDLASNFRSREYVLNGTNYIFRQILDEELGEIRYDADAELIYANQMYDTLTNTEATPELLIIDREAGDDDPQEEEDYQDLEKAQLEARAYSEKIKSWIGQKDNKPLQVVDKETQVKRDMQYRDVVILMRSMTWAPTIVDELKKQGIPVYAELSTGYFEAIEVKIMISLLKVIDNPRQDIPLASVLRSPMVGLNEEDLATIRLADKNHAFYDAVQKFKRQNTGRLAEKMEQFLSLLEEFRLAARQGALSALIWDIYRETGYYDFVGGMPGGRQRQANLRALYDRARGYETTSFRGLFRFLRFIERMEERGDDLGSARALSEQEDVVRIMTIHKSKGLEFPVVILGAMDKQFNLQDLRQKYLLHKDLGFASKYIDPVKRITYPTLFYHAVQNEKLRELLAEEMRVLYVALTRAKEKLIMIGNVASFEKKQQKWQKMNNHANWVLPAHFRKESKTYLDWVGPALIRHQANSALRTEDISDVVLDDIQMDPSDWDVSIIHGSSLANLEETASETELQLKENIVNWQPVEVYNGSLDKKVDERLSFHYPFEEAARSRAKQTVTEIKRQREIKDEYSGDQLVQGPQAPIVKRPTFMQKEKTITSAEKGTAMHTVMQHLPMTKPLSRVEIEEKVEAMVESELLTKQEAEIIDLAAIEQFFTTRIAKLMMESSSILREIPFSLTLPAREVYAAWTSETDENVLIQGVIDCLIPSEAGWILIDYKTDAIVEAEFSVDKVKEKLVKKYETQMNLYRHAIEEIWKQPVKEAYLYFFSRNLALHVPN, via the coding sequence ATGGCCGCGTGGACAAAGGAACAAGAGGAAGCTATTTATACGGACGGCAGTGATGTGCTTGTAGCAGCGGCTGCCGGTTCTGGGAAAACAGCTGTATTAGTAGAGCGGATTATCCAAAAGCTGTTAAAAAAAGATAATCCGACTGATATCGATTCCCTGCTTGTTGTTACATTTACCAATGCTGCGGCACAAGAAATGCAGAGTCGCGTCGGATTGGCTCTTGAAGCAGCATTAGCAAAAGACCCAACATCTAATCACTTGAAAAAACAGCTATCGTTATTGCAAAAAGCTTCCATATCTACATTACATTCTTTCTGCTTGGACGTTGTTAAACAACATGCGTATTTGCTTGATATTGATCCGGCTTTTCGTATCGCAAATGATATGGAAACTGACCTGATCAAACAAGAAGTAATTGATGATTTATTTGAGGAATGGTATGGAGAAGAAGAGGAAGGGCTGGAAAATTTTTTCCCTGTTGTTGATCGTTTTTCAAGTGATCGTAGTGATGTGGAGGTAGAAGATTTAATTCTAAAATTATATCATTTTGCCATACAGAATCCATGGCCGGATCATTGGCTGGATCATCTAGCAGATGTGTATGAGATTCCTCAGGATTTTCGAGAATCTGAGTTACATTGGTTGACTATTATGAAACGTGAGATAAGCAGTCAATTTACTGCAATCGAGGAAGAAATGAATCAAGCCCTTGCATTAACGAAAGAAAGTGACGGACCTTATCCGTATGCAGATGCGATAGAATCTGATTTATCCAGCTTGCAAGAAGCGTTAGCCTCGCTCGAGTCTTGGGATGATTTACAAACTTTTATGGCACATCATTCGTTTGCAAAATTATCATCCAAACGAACGGATTGTGATGAAGCAAAGAAAGATAGCGTACAAACCCTGAGGAAAAGCTACAAAAAGCGTTGGAATGACATGCGGGATAAATGGTTCAGTCGCAATTTGGTGAGTCATATTGAAGATATGCGCGAGCTTGCGCCTATTATTCGGAAATTAACCGACTTAGTGAAACAATTTAAAGCACGTTTTACAGAACAAAAACGGGAAAAAGCGATTGTTGACTTTTCCGACTTGGAACATTTCTGTCTTGAGCTTCTTGTTGATAATTCATCAACGTTTGATAAACCTGTTCCGTCCCGAGTTGCTCATACATTGAAGGAGCAATTTAGTGAATTATTAGTAGATGAATATCAGGATACGAATCTGGTTCAGGAGACTATATTGACATTAATTAGTGATCAAATGGGTCCAGGAAACCGGTTCATGGTAGGTGACGTGAAGCAAAGTATTTACCGATTTCGACATGCGGAACCGTCGCTTTTTATACAAAAATATAAACAATTTGCACGACAAGATCATGTGGCTAAGCGTATTGACTTAGCTAGTAACTTCAGGAGCAGGGAGTATGTTTTAAACGGAACGAATTACATTTTCCGCCAGATTCTTGATGAAGAATTAGGGGAGATACGTTATGATGCAGATGCAGAACTGATTTATGCGAACCAGATGTACGATACATTAACGAACACAGAGGCAACCCCTGAGCTTCTTATTATTGACAGGGAAGCGGGGGATGACGACCCGCAGGAAGAGGAGGATTATCAAGATTTAGAGAAAGCACAACTAGAAGCAAGAGCTTATTCGGAGAAAATAAAATCCTGGATTGGCCAGAAAGATAACAAACCGCTCCAAGTTGTTGATAAAGAAACACAGGTTAAGCGTGATATGCAGTATCGTGACGTCGTTATTTTAATGCGTTCAATGACATGGGCACCAACCATTGTCGATGAATTAAAAAAGCAGGGTATTCCTGTATATGCTGAGCTTTCTACAGGTTACTTCGAAGCCATTGAAGTCAAAATTATGATTAGTTTACTGAAAGTTATTGATAACCCGAGACAGGATATTCCGTTAGCTTCCGTTCTTCGCTCGCCCATGGTTGGATTGAATGAAGAGGACTTAGCAACCATTCGACTTGCAGATAAAAACCATGCTTTTTACGATGCGGTGCAGAAGTTTAAGAGACAGAACACCGGCAGGCTGGCTGAAAAGATGGAACAGTTCCTTTCCCTTTTGGAGGAATTTCGCTTAGCAGCTAGACAAGGAGCTTTATCAGCGTTGATTTGGGATATTTATCGTGAGACAGGGTACTATGATTTTGTCGGTGGTATGCCAGGAGGACGTCAACGTCAGGCGAATTTGCGTGCACTATACGACCGGGCGAGAGGTTATGAAACAACTTCATTTAGAGGATTATTCCGCTTCCTGCGTTTTATTGAGCGAATGGAAGAGCGCGGAGATGATCTTGGTTCTGCAAGGGCGCTTAGTGAGCAAGAAGATGTCGTTCGAATTATGACGATTCATAAAAGTAAAGGACTCGAATTTCCGGTAGTCATCCTTGGAGCAATGGATAAGCAGTTTAATTTACAGGATCTAAGGCAGAAATATTTATTGCATAAAGATTTGGGCTTTGCAAGTAAATACATTGATCCCGTCAAACGCATTACGTATCCAACCCTATTTTACCATGCCGTACAGAACGAAAAATTACGCGAATTGTTGGCAGAGGAAATGCGAGTTTTATATGTGGCATTAACGCGCGCAAAAGAAAAATTAATAATGATCGGAAACGTTGCTTCATTTGAGAAAAAGCAACAAAAATGGCAAAAAATGAACAATCATGCAAATTGGGTGTTACCTGCACATTTCCGAAAAGAGTCTAAGACTTATTTGGACTGGGTCGGACCCGCCTTAATCCGGCATCAGGCAAATAGTGCGCTACGAACGGAAGACATTAGTGACGTGGTTCTGGATGATATACAAATGGATCCTTCCGACTGGGATGTTTCTATCATCCATGGCAGCTCGTTAGCTAATTTAGAAGAAACTGCAAGCGAGACAGAATTACAGTTGAAGGAAAATATTGTGAATTGGCAACCTGTGGAAGTTTATAATGGTTCGCTTGATAAGAAAGTTGATGAACGTCTGTCTTTCCACTATCCTTTTGAAGAAGCTGCCAGATCCCGAGCAAAGCAGACTGTAACAGAAATTAAGCGCCAACGCGAGATCAAGGATGAATATAGCGGGGATCAACTTGTTCAGGGCCCTCAGGCGCCAATTGTGAAACGGCCAACTTTCATGCAAAAGGAAAAAACTATTACTTCGGCAGAAAAAGGTACGGCAATGCATACCGTGATGCAGCATCTGCCAATGACGAAGCCACTATCCCGTGTTGAAATTGAAGAGAAAGTGGAAGCAATGGTGGAGAGTGAGCTACTGACGAAACAGGAAGCAGAAATAATTGATTTAGCTGCGATTGAGCAATTTTTCACAACAAGAATTGCTAAGCTAATGATGGAATCTTCTTCTATTTTACGTGAAATACCATTCAGTCTTACATTGCCAGCTAGAGAAGTATATGCGGCGTGGACAAGTGAAACAGATGAAAATGTCCTCATTCAAGGTGTAATCGATTGCCTCATACCAAGTGAAGCTGGTTGGATTTTAATTGATTATAAGACAGATGCCATTGTAGAAGCGGAATTTTCCGTCGATAAAGTAAAAGAAAAGCTAGTGAAAAAATATGAAACACAAATGAATCTGTACCGACATGCCATTGAGGAGATATGGAAACAGCCTGTAAAAGAAGCCTATCTTTATTTCTTTTCCAGAAATTTAGCGTTGCATGTGCCTAATTAA
- a CDS encoding cytochrome c oxidase subunit II, whose amino-acid sequence MKLHRYEEIWLILGVGILVLSMVITGYQTFAQGMGPPSDTAQIDPQKVNETAPFDNPGVFEVGENEYEVVMTLQAFGFTPNEIEVPAGAEVTFIMTTEDVIHGFQIAGTNVNAMVVPGRIQTITETFDEPGEYLILCNEYCGAGHQMMSATITVH is encoded by the coding sequence TTGAAACTACATCGCTATGAAGAAATATGGCTTATTTTGGGTGTTGGAATTCTCGTTCTTTCGATGGTTATAACCGGTTACCAAACATTTGCACAAGGAATGGGACCACCTAGTGATACAGCACAGATTGATCCGCAGAAGGTGAATGAAACAGCACCTTTTGATAATCCTGGTGTATTTGAAGTAGGGGAGAATGAATACGAAGTTGTTATGACACTGCAAGCATTTGGATTTACGCCAAATGAAATTGAAGTACCTGCAGGAGCTGAAGTCACGTTTATAATGACGACAGAAGATGTGATACATGGCTTTCAAATCGCTGGAACGAATGTTAACGCGATGGTCGTTCCCGGGCGTATTCAAACAATAACAGAAACATTTGATGAACCTGGTGAATACTTGATTTTGTGTAATGAATACTGTGGGGCCGGGCACCAAATGATGAGTGCAACGATTACAGTTCATTAA
- a CDS encoding SCO family protein, whose protein sequence is MVKKRRNIVAIILTLLFGVVLFYIGTDGFQAYTAESARTKELIEEQPEFPEVTLEDSNERVYPFSAFEDKYVMLTFIYTSCTDVCLELEMNLAQVYNQIPAEYIGEDIVFLSISFDPTRDDPETLTKYRNYFNSDGETWRMARIADQEELDYLLDEFGVIVIPNGNGDFTHNSAFYLVDPNGTLVDVMDYTKIDEAAARVTSILNNEEEG, encoded by the coding sequence ATGGTTAAAAAAAGGCGTAATATAGTAGCAATTATTTTGACATTATTATTCGGTGTTGTGCTTTTTTATATAGGCACAGATGGTTTTCAAGCCTATACTGCCGAAAGTGCAAGAACAAAGGAGTTAATTGAAGAGCAGCCTGAATTTCCTGAAGTAACATTGGAAGATAGTAATGAAAGGGTCTATCCTTTTTCAGCGTTTGAAGATAAATATGTTATGCTTACCTTTATTTATACTTCTTGTACGGATGTATGTCTGGAATTGGAAATGAATCTGGCGCAAGTTTATAATCAGATACCAGCGGAATATATCGGAGAGGATATTGTTTTCTTAAGTATTAGCTTTGACCCAACAAGAGACGATCCGGAAACATTGACCAAATATAGAAATTATTTTAATAGTGATGGGGAAACGTGGCGAATGGCAAGAATAGCGGATCAAGAAGAATTGGATTATCTGTTGGACGAATTTGGTGTTATTGTTATACCAAATGGAAACGGAGACTTTACACATAACTCTGCATTTTATTTAGTGGATCCTAATGGGACATTAGTTGATGTGATGGATTATACCAAAATTGATGAAGCTGCAGCTAGAGTGACGTCCATTCTAAATAACGAAGAGGAGGGGTAA